Within Colias croceus chromosome 27, ilColCroc2.1, the genomic segment ggatatcaaaatatctccataccaaatttcatgaaaattggttcagtagtttaggcgtgattgagtaacagacagacagatagacagagttactttcgcatttataatattagtatggatttttctGCATTTACTTACATTTCTGGACATGACATCTTAAAGTAGTAATAATTCCAGTGTGTAACAGTGAGGGCGCTACTTTTATAGCTCTGTAATTTTACCACAGTGGAAGTAATACTGCTTAAGACATCATCGTAGCTTCCCAGTCACCAAAGCTATGACGTGACTTGAAAGaactatacatttatttatttatttatttaaggtcAGCCAACAGTTATTTACATCagtacaaacatacaaaaaaaagattacaaaataacctACATAAATGTAATAACTACTTAAAGGCTAACACCACATGCGAAATAAAACGgttacatattatgacaataactacaacgattataataaaaaagaaaacagtGTTATTTAGTATCTTACAtctaaatatcaaataattagTTACAGGAAAATAAGAATCGAAAGCTCTCAACAAGACCACCACCGACCAGACAACCAAAGACCAAACCAAAGAATACCAAGAAGAAATCATTCCGAGCAAGGGACAGGGATGATGGACAACGTGACGTCAGATCACCAATAGTTAAAAGTCTGCTCCGCATTTCAAACGACCTAAGATGCGATGCCAAAGACGAATGCGTTGATATATGTAAAGGCAAATACATTGGTATAAAGAAAACAACATGTGTGGTCAAATGCGAAGTTACCTATGAATGTAAGAAGGAGGAAGATTCGTGTAGAAGTGCTGAATGTGAAATTAATTCCTGCGAATCTGATGATTGTGGGGATAAGACAGGCAGTACTAAAGGATACGCTATATCGGATGAAGGACCGTGGTGTAAGAATGGACgttgctaaataaataaatgatccTTGAACTTGAGTTTTATTTGATCAACCCTAaagattttatattcattttatttcatgcATATTCTATCATGCATCCACTGCATCCAAGACTGCATCCATCAAAAtgaagttaaaactttttaatagaGCAATTATAGACAAATTTTACCTTccataaatgaaaaaattaagtgtcaaaaatattaacgtCACAATATTCAATCAAGTGTTAcgtaatttatcaataatatattttctaataatagAGCAATGGCaagaattaaaatgtaaatagatATACAAATTTTCGAATGTCTTCTAATAAAGTAAGTACTTTTAACTGTTATGCATGTTCAATCTGAATTATACTTAAAGTCTAAGCTTAAAGTCTATTGGTGTAAACAGGCCTAGAGCattatttcgttgttcttagtgcgtttgAAATggttctatgcaatgttctgattctgaacaacactgaatacgagttgtcgtttacactaaaagatcacgaaagaatgctttTGCAAACTCGGACCAGTTCATCCTGAACGAGACATCCCGTACGAATTAGGCCCAAACACATTAATCCTGTACGAATTAATCCCGTACGAGACTGTCCTGTACGAGTAAATCCCGTACGAATTAATCCCGTACGTTATAGTCCCGTACGATATAGTCCCGTACGAAGTAGTCCCGTACTAGTTAGTCCCGTACGAATTAATTCCGTACGATTTAATACCGTACGAGTTTGTTTGatgtaaatatacatatatatatatacaccGTTACGTCTATTAGTCCGCCCTGGCTTACGATTTCTCTCCATATGAACCATCTTCGttcttcaaggaatattataaaaagaatcAACGAAATTGGCTTAGACGTTCTTGAGTTTTGCGCTTAGCAACACATTtgtcgattcatttttattatttagaatatccttctagtatagataaaaaatcaaaataagcCTATTCCTGAACAGCTAGAAATAGGAGAATTTATAacgtactagctttccacccaagacttcgcctgcgttttcaaagaaaaacctgcatgtGTTAACCCAAGTTACCCCCTAtaatgtgtgctaaatttcattgtaatcggtgcagtagtatttgcgtgaaagagtatcaAACATATACACATaccatacatacctacatcatATGTGAGGATGGatcatcctcacaaactttcgcatttataatattagtaggataggataatacaaagttattttcataatttccaGAACGTCCCACACAAAAGCAAAAGGAATGATGTGGAAATCGAAAATAACGTGAGTATTTTAACAACAGATTTTACCAAAGTTTTTATAGCACAAAATAAACGAACGCCTACTCTTTGTGTCCGGTATAAtatgcaaaattatttttgacatCAAAGGAAATTTGTAGATCTACAAAaagaacaatattatttatttattctttattgcacacataatataaagtttaacCAAAGCAGGGTATAACAAATGCAATTGGCTTTTTGCTGAATAGCAATTTCTTCCAAGAAACCAATGCCCAGCAGAAAGTTTTACAATTACAAATTTGGAAAGATATACACaataatagtaaatataaaatacactaTAACACTATAACAGTAAGTAAATATTACAGGATGATGACATTTCCTCTCTCTGCACACTACATGAAGAATTAACAGGATACCTACAGCGTGTTGAAAGCACGGCATATGAATTATATCCAGGAGTGGAAGCCATCGATTATGACTTCACGGCAGAACGACAGAATCTTTATGCCACtaagtacatatatttaatctagtacctacaatctacatactCATCATTGACATcgaatataataacaataaagtaACATCGAATGCtcttataatatgaatatttttttccgcATTAATAACTTTGCTGTTGCGGCTCTGCTCGTATTAATAGtctattatgttttatacacGTATGTTTCTCGATAAAAAGACTAggtttcttaaaataatttttcaatttgaacCAATAGTTCCTATGATAAGCGTGTTCAACCGTCTGAATATTCGTAATAGATACAAAGTTACCTTTGAGACTTAccacatttataatgtgtacctacttacttattCTCATTTTATCGTTCTAAGCTGAGTAGCAAGCACAACGATcgctaaaatatattttacttcatTTTATGCTTCACAAACTTCTCAATAAGCTATAAgtcaatattataacatatttttactcaGTTACTACATCTTACATCATTTAAGTAGTGTTAGTAGGAGTAGCAGAAATAGATGAAGTTATTACATTCGTAGTaatatagtcgagccaatttaataggcaacatttgacgtctatcaattttatcttcgaagagatgtaacttgtataaaaacatcgattaaagtgaattaatcgatacggatttgaaacatttgtcaatcgaatgatgatttttattcacaagtaatcaatgcattcgattctagatgtcagatttcgatttttagagtaacatctctggtatttaaaaagaaaaaaggattattgacacaaaattgtagcgacgtcagttcttcaattaagaaattgtttattatgtgtagaatggtttatcagtaaaatgaaatctaaaaattacttgtattggtcattattattataaatatgtaatcgtaatttaaaaaagtaaagcaaatgtgcagttctaacaaaacggaatatcatgttattctatgtcgtcgttactaggttacgttgttgaattttgttgaactgtcaaatgttgcctattaaaatggctctattataatagtaacaatggcttatattatgttatctatTTTCAGTTTAGTCGAGTCAACAGCACATCTAATAAAAGGTTGTCTGGGCGCTGGTATATTAGGTATCCATGAAGGTTACATGTATGGAGGACTGTGGGCTTCGTTCTTTGCAACATTGGTTATTGGAATTTTAGTGCCATACTGTACTTATGTAAGTCTTCTAAATGTTTTCGACGAAGTGTGAGAATATTGAATAAGGAAGATTTTTATGGTTCTTCTTGTAATACAACTAAACTGTTTTACTATTAAATACGCTTGTTATGGAGCTCAAACCTATGGAGAATTGAAAGAATTGACAGTTTCCTTGTTATGTTCGTTTTATATAAACTACAAGTCGCTAGTTTCGGCTTCAACTGGGTTTACTTTCTTCTGTTAAATAATCCTAAAacgatttcattaaaatcagttTTTGAATATACCAATTacaatcaattatttaatcaaagaaattaaaaaatcccTGATTttacttaatacttatttgTCTAAACAGAACAGAGGAACAATCGTCTGCATTAGCAGATGtagttcaaaatattataaactagctgtgccccgcggttttacccttttggtcttagcgtgatgatataatatggCTTTCTCGATCGaagggctatctaacaccgaaataatttttcaaatcgaaccagtagttcctgagattagcacgttcaaacaaacaaacaaaatcttcagcGTAGCTCCGCTCCGCGatgatataggtaatatagcctatagtcttCCTTTCTAAATAGGCtactaacactgaaagaatttttcaaatcgaactagtagttcctaagattagcgcgttcaaacaaaccaacttttcagctttataatattacaatatatagtataaatgAAGACCGAAGAACCTCTTAACttttataagtttaaaaataaattatatttgttatagaTGTTAATAAATTCAGCTCAACAAATGTACAATCGGTTGCGAGTAGCAAGACTCTCTTACGCTGACCTCGCAGAAGCGGCGGTGGCAACTGGTCCATGGTTGTTCTTCAGGAGATATAGTAAAACGTTTaggttttacatttttttaactaagtaTTAATATTGTGATTGTGATAAAGATATTATGGAGactttaaatttgtattagtCGAGAAAAACTGAACCGATATGGATGTAATGTGTATACGTATAGGTTTTCATTTATTGACGCGCGCTGGTGGTATAAAATCatggttaatattattaactatagGTACTCTTTTAATAATCAAATTCATGAATTTCCTTTGTATAcgtaaaatatgttaaaattatcatgtctaattatttaaaatattaaaaaagacactcgtgtggcactcggggactgccgcggtaaagctattgcatagcatgccttcaaagttcaaaccacacctccgagcccgtcggagtgaggagcgtgaggttttttttctcgattcggtccccgcgctcaaggcccgcgatagaagctatgcaatgtgcattgtgcaataaagtgttttattgttttaactaGATATCTGCTTGCGGCTTCCCGTGGGGgcctatgtcttattctgggtcttcagctacctacatactaaatttcattgtaatcggtgcagtagtttttatagatGATGTGCTTGAAAATTCTTATCTTTCGACTTTCACATGAAATTTCCTATGTCTTATAGATATTTCGTCgagttattattattcatggAATTCAACGGGACATGTTgtgtttttgaaataatgGCAGCGAATACGCTTAAACaggtacaaataattatatgatattatattatttccgTTGTATTCTGGAACAAATTTAAGCCCGAGGCTCCTTCAAGTCGTTTCATGCTGTCAAGAGCAATTCTTTGAAAAGAATTGCTATTTTAATcgtatacaattatacataatattattatatcttttaataaataaataaatcatttattttcacaaaacatatcttttaataaataaataaatcatttattttcacaaaacaGTTGTACCCCAGTGACCACAGGTTCCTAAGATGGTAAAAACTGTTTTTCAGGAGCCTGTGCCTTCCATTTACAATTACACGGCCACGAAAATATCAGtgacaatttatataaaatcaaaaatcgCGACAGCAGATTCttattgcaatttttatttgatactagcggtccgccccggcttcgcccgtggtacatgtttacgttttctcctACCATTCtagtacttcaaggaatataataaaaaaagaattatcgaaatcggttcagccgttctcgagttatgcgcttaccaacacatttcgCGAttcatcttaatatatataaatctcgtgtcacaatgtttgtcctcaatggactcctaaaccacttaaccgattataataaaattcgcacaccatgtgcagttcgatccaacttgagagataggatagtttaaatctcaaaacgttttagaaaaagcgggcgaagccgcgggcggtaagctagtttttatatataaagaattaaagatgtctattatatcaaataataaaaattgcaataaGAATCTGCTGTCGCGCTTGACgccaaattttaaatattttcaggcACACATTTAGTAGCATTTCTGTTtacaatataacataatattatctttatgtTGCAGAGTTTAGAAGCTGTATCATCGCACATGAAAGCTCTGAATCTTGACATTAGTATCTACATCATCATGATTTCCATACCTTTGGTACTTCTCTGTCTAATAcgtagtataaaatatttggcGCCATTTTCTCTCATAGCAGATCTTTTCACTGGTAATTTCAAAACTATTTATCTacgttaaatataatattataattagctttctgtccgcggcttcgcctgctttatctgaaacctaataaattataacaaaaacttCATTAATTGTAtcctaaaaccttcctcttaaatcactctgtatatttaaaaaaccaatcaaaatctgttgcgtaatTTTTAAGATCCAACCATATAGACAAATGCTTGgatcttaaaaattattataaaattggatCAACACAGACGTTGGACAGCGACATCCTTTGACGGTGCATTTatatcaaacgagcgaatgctcattttaatcccactatgtcaaattcttttagtgtaaacaggcgtagagcattctttcgttgttcttagtgcgttcgaaaagattctatgcaattttctaatactgaacaacaccgAATACGAGTTTTTGTTTACGATAAatgatcacgaaagaatgctcttgctagagcaagagcattctttcaaCGAACATAGAAGAAGAACGATTTtcaacgaacatagagctggAGCTAGAGCTccagctctatgttcgtttgatgtaaatgcaccgtaatatACCGTAAGAATAATTCGCACCgatatctatattatgttattgttataatacGTTCCCtattcattacataatatgcgACAAtgttagtttgtttttttagtcCATTACCATTGATTAAGTCAACGGTGCGTTTCATCTAAATCAATATTGCTCTTACAGCTGTATGCGTCATTACAACCATGTACTATAGCATCTCAATCGCTAAGGACATTCACAAAGTTCCCGCGTGGAAGAGCATACATGGCTTGCTCCGTTTCTGTGGCGTTTGTATCTACAGTATCGACGGCAGCGGTGTATCTCTACCAATTGAGAACAACATGCGACGGCCACAGTACTTCAATGTCGTGTTACAATGTGGTAAATACGGCTTTAATTAAGAGGGTCTTTCAGTGATAGGACAGGATTGAATTCACTGATTTGAAACTTAATCTTGCATTGTAAAATCTTATGGGgctattttgttatattttagtcGCCTCAGAAATCTCAAAAAAGGatctttttttaacttacttTTTCTATCCgtctaatgttataaatgcaaaagtttgtatgtttgtttgtttgttactctttcacgctaAAATTGCTGCACAAATTTTCAAGTTATTTGGCAcacacatagagggtaacttagtTAAAAGCTATTTCGTATTGTGAAGTAACGATTGAGCGAATGAGCTGTTTACTCTTTTATTGAGAGAATTCATATACAACCTAAATTTACTGTATAATTGGTTCATAGAACAAAAATGCCtcatgtgtgctgtcatttctaCCAAATAACagataattgaaataaattaaatcaccCCACATCACCGCAGCAGCTATTGAAGCATtaataaattctacattatGCGTATGAACAAatgatttgtttgtttttaatttcgttgagataccaatttttttttttcatatttatcttattgaagagaaacttctttaggcgggTTGAGTGTATAATTACAAGGTcgtgtcatggcaataccgtcacgtcatggagtaaggcgacgattatGACtgttatctttgaatcttgcaaaagaagtttctcttctgacacgtgtgctcggcacacacgctctaaCAAATTACACACAAATCCGATCAGCTGTTTTGCGTGACAGAGAATCAAACATACATTAtaacaaacttttgcattatacatattcatattaaaacatccctcaacaataatatatttttcaggaatGGCGGTAGTCGTAACTTTTGTCACTATAGTCGGTTTCTTTGGATACTGGGCGTGGGGAGAGCAGTGTCGGACACCGATCACGATACACATGCCTTTGGATACgttagtatttataataaactagcttttaGTCCGCGGATTTGCCCATGTTGTCTTCAACATTACAACTgatatactaaaactttcgtatacttttaaaaaattcgtAGAGCGATCGAATAGTGTACTTACTAAACGATAATAATAATCGGTGCAgtatttattgattatatcgtgaacatacagacagacgcGGCGGAATTGAACAtgttataaaatcattttaatactggtataactatgtattattttatcaacttAACCAAGGCTGTGAatgtcattaaaaaaaaacaaagatatctttgtttattttcaaataaatcgTAGAAATTATTACATTCCCAGATTATcgaatttttcaatattttttctatgatACATGCATGAGCAGGTTACTTCACaactaattaaatttgtgAAACCGTCAGATCAAATTACAAAGAAAAGAAAGATATAAAGACTAAAGAGAACCTCACCGTGAATGCCATGTTTATTTCACTAACAAATCTCCTTTCTTTGAAAGATTAGCCTTGTTTGTCCCGTCACAAGACTATTTTTCTAGGAAAATACAACAGTCAGAATTCCTAGATATTggatttatttgaattgaattttatttgtttggttgaacgcgctaatctcaggaactacgggtctgatctgaaaaataatgtcactgttagatagcctCGAGGAAGGACGAacacacgaacacgaacacgaacacgaacacgaacacgaacacgaacacgaacacgaacacgaacacgaacacgaacacgaacacgaacacgaacacgaacacgaacacgaacacaaaTTCAAGTTCAAATTCAAGTTCAATCAAAgttcatcaaagaaaaattcaagttcgaacacgaacacgaacacgaacacgaacacgaacacgaacacgaacacgaacacgaacacgaacacgaacacgaacacgaacacgaacacgaacacgaacacgaacacgaacacgaacacgaacacgaacacgaacacgaacacgaacacgaacacgaacacgaacacgaacacgaacacgaacacgaacacgaacacgaacacgaacacgaacacgaacacgaacacgaacacgaacacgaacacgaacacgaacacgaacacgaacacgaacacgaacacgaacacgaacacgaacacgaacacgaacacgaacacgaacacgaacacgaacacgaacacgaacacgaacacgaacacgaacacgaacacgaacacgaacacgaacacgaacacgaacacgaacacgaacacgaacacgaacacgaacacgaacacgaacacgaacacgaacacgaacacgaacacgaacacgaacacgaacacgaacacgaacacgaacacgaacacgaacacgaacacgaacacgaacacgaacacgaacacgaacacgaacacgaacacgaacacgaacacgaacacgaacacgaacacgaacacgaacacgaacacgaacacgaacacgaacacgaacacgaacacgaacacgaacacgaacacgaacacgaacacgaacacgaacacgaacacgaacacgaacacgaacacaaaTTCAAGTTCAAATTCAAGTTCAATCAAAgttcatcaaagaaaaattcaagttcgaacacgaacacgaacacgaacacgaacacgaacacgaacacgaacacgaacacgaacacgaacacgaacacgaacacgaacacgaacacgaacacgaacacgaacacgaacacgaacacgaacacgaa encodes:
- the LOC123703674 gene encoding proton-coupled amino acid transporter-like protein pathetic, whose translation is MSSNKDDDISSLCTLHEELTGYLQRVESTAYELYPGVEAIDYDFTAERQNLYATNLVESTAHLIKGCLGAGILGIHEGYMYGGLWASFFATLVIGILVPYCTYMLINSAQQMYNRLRVARLSYADLAEAAVATGPWLFFRRYSKTFRYFVELLLFMEFNGTCCVFEIMAANTLKQSLEAVSSHMKALNLDISIYIIMISIPLVLLCLIRSIKYLAPFSLIADLFTAVCVITTMYYSISIAKDIHKVPAWKSIHGLLRFCGVCIYSIDGSGVSLPIENNMRRPQYFNVVLQCGMAVVVTFVTIVGFFGYWAWGEQCRTPITIHMPLDTVPIIMQFLLTASLGVTFAVHFWVPFRVIWHYISKRYRRRRNFWERFFRVVHVILLSCLSVAFPNLSKWMIFIGNFFMGFVVFILPAFIDTLVSWKQPSVNNKFYSQKK